The nucleotide sequence CTGGAAGGATACATGGATCCAGGGTGCTACCATTGCAGAGGTCGCTCCGTTGGTGGCAAAGTCGGTTCGTACGCAAGTGGCCAACAGGAGACATGTCCGAGAGGCACTTGACATGCACTCATGGATGCATGATGTGATCGGTGACTTATGTACGGAAGACCTTACCCAATTTATAGGCCTTTGGGAGATACTTGAGGAGGTGCATCTGGATGAGCAGTCCGAGGACAGTCCGATTTGGGCTTGGAATGCGTCGGGAACGTACACTGCATCCTCTGCGTACAAGATGTTATGCGAGTGAGGAGTTAGATTCCACTCCTTTGGAGCTATTTGGAAGTGCTGGGCCCCTCTGGCGTGCAAAATCTTCATGTGGCTAGCAGTCCAATACCGGCTATGGACTTCCGACAGAAGAGTGATGCATAACCTACAAGATCAAATTTCCCAATGCTTTCTTTGTGATCAAGAGGAGGACACGGTGGATCACATTTTGCTGCAATGCGTGTTCTCGAGACAAGTTTGGTTCACTTGCATTCTTAGGATGGGATTGCCCACGGAGCTTTGCCCAACATACGATTCCGGTTTGGTGCATTGGTGGTCGGACACTAGAAAGCGGTTTCTAAAGCACGCTAGAAAGGGGTTTGATTCTTTTGTCATGCTCATCTGCTGGACGTTATGGAAACAAAGGAATGCGATGGTGTTTGGTTCGGGCCAGATCAAGAGTGAACAAGGCACGGTGGACACGATCTTTGATGAGTTGAGGATGTGGGCCACGGCAGGAGCTTTTGGAGAGCAATGTATGTTAGAGTAGTCGAGTAGTGTGTGCGTGGAGTGATGGCTCGGTCGGGCTGGTTGTAGCCCAGCCGGCTCTTTGTAAACTCTTATACATATCTCTctcccttctataaagctaaggtacgccatTGGCGTACCCTCGAAAAAAAAACAAATAACCGCTCCTTTAAGTCACGATGCCTCGACTCAGTGCCTCCATCGGCaggcaaaaaatagaaaaaaggccCAGCTAGCACCCCATACCAAGCACTACGCGTTGAGGATTAAAGAAATTTTCGAGGCGCCATGCAGCTAGCACCGGTGCACAAGCACCAGCGTTGTACAAGGCCTTACAGAGCCAGGCCCACAACTCAAGGACCCCACCTGGCAGTGCAGCAGCCCTCTCCAAATAACCCAACCCGTCGAAGGCCAGAAACCCTAATAACTTCCCCGCCTCCCTCCAAGACCCTTCCCGCTCccccgaggcggcggcgcgagcgagcgagcaacCGGCGGCGATGGGCAAGGCGGCGAAGAGCTCGCGGAAAGGGAAGAAGGCGTGGCGCTCCAACATCAGCACCGACGACATCGACGAGTTCTACGAGAAGCAGACGCGCgacgcccacgccggcgccgccgccatcccCTCCCTCCCGTCCGACTCCCTGTTCTTTGTCGACAAGCCCGCCTCCGCGTCCTCGTCCACCTCCTCCGCCGCCAACGCAAACGCCTCCGACCCTGCCCCCAAAGGTCAGCCAGTGAACCCCTCTCTGTTCTTCTGCGTCTCCCGACGTTAGTCTGAGGTCTGGTGATCTAGCTCCGGATTAGGATTGAGGCACGGTCACGAATTCGAGGCTAAAGTTTTTGATACTAGAGTGCAGTGACATGAAACATACTGATCATATGGTTTTGTTAGTTTGTGAATCTATTTACCTAATGCTGTAGCTGCTCCTTTCAATGTTAAGCACTAGGTACTTGGTGTCCTTGATGAAATTGTTATATTAGTTTCATATTGGGGCTCAAAGTATGCATGGCTGCATTATATGTTTGATGTACTGAACTGTAAAAGTTGCCATGTTCAATAAGCTGTAAAAGGTCGCCCAAATTACTAGTTCTTTTGCCACTCATGTACGTTATAGTGGCGCTGAACATTTGTTACTGTTTGTAGATGTTCCTGTCAAAAGGAAGATTGAGAAAAACAGGGAGAAGGTCCTTCACCATGAGAGTGTGTTGAAGCGGAACCCTTATATACAGACAATTCCATCTTCTTTGATgtcaaagaaggacaagaagaagttcaagaaacaCGCAAAGAAAAAGGAATTGCAGGAGTCACGGGAGGAAAAAGTTGTTCCCATGGTATTAGCTGTTGGAGAGTTGTGCAACTTCCTTTCTCTTTGAGGCCCAGCTTGCTAATTGCTGGATTTATTTCGTTTACAGGAAGAGGATTCAGCTGAAAAGAACCTCGACATCTGGGGTGGAGATGCTAAAGGGGCTCCTTTGCCCAAAAAGGGAATGAAAAGACTCAAGAAAAATGTAAGTTTGAATGTGTAAAGCTTGCAGTCATATCTGTGCAAATCTGCAAACATATTTTCTTGCAAAATGATCTGCATCTGTAGCTTCTGCATTTTTGTCGGTATCAAAATGTCTAGCTTTAATGGATTACTTCTTGCAGAAATCTACCACATCTGTGATTCCCGCAGTTGAAGTTGAGCCTCAAGGATGTTCATTTAATCCTCCACATGAAGCCCATCAAGTATTGTGCTTGACGATATGTTTTAAGTTTAGGATATTTGTATTATCATCCACTTCTTAATTGCTAAACCATTGGCTGTTGGATGTCTGGGCGCTTTTAATAATAAGTTCTTTTACTCATGTTGTTTGTGTTGATTTCTGTAGGATGCTCTTGCTCTAGCCGTTGCTGTTGAAATGCGCAAGATCTACACGAAAGAGTTAGGCCCCACACCAGTGCCACTTACTGTTCTTGGTCAAGCAGTAGCTGAAGAAGACGTAAGTTCTACGACTGTCTTACACATAGCCCCTCCACGAGATAACTGGACTTTGGACAATATCCCGACCTTCTATCTGAAGCCTTATCTGCTTTTGAATACTTTCTCACTCATTATATTGGTATATTACTTCTGATGAACATATGATATGCGGTATGATTCTTTTTAGAGAGTTAGGTTCCAAGGAAGAGAGGCCTTTGTATTCTTGCAAGTCTACCTTGCACCAAGTAGTAGAACAAAAAATCCTTGTAATGCTATTGATGAAGGTTGTCATCCAGGCACAATTAACATTAGTATAAAGACCGATATTATTCATCTAATCTTTTTAAGGTGCTATCTTATTGTCTAGTTCATCATGAGATTTTTCATTCTAGTCTATAGAGGTGTTTTGTAAGTATATCACCAGATGACAAGTTGTCTGATCTACATATATCCGTACCCAGGCTCATGCCATCTAGGCTGTAACAAGCTATGTAAGCAATGTAACATGTATTCTGTTACTGGATGTATATTTTTTGAATTAGATTTCTGTAAATATACCAGAAATGTGCAAATCATATTTATAAGAATATTAAAAACGAGACATCAATGCAAGATGAACTCGTTCTTATTTGCAAGTTATGTTCTGCAAATCATTTGACCTGTATATATATTGGAATTTTATCAAAACCATTTCAGAGTACTTGTCAGCTGCTGCCTTTAGTCTCGGAACAGTATAGTATCGTTCCATGCTGTATTTTGTGTTCTTGTGATTCGACATGCTTATCCTTTTTCTTTCACCTGGTCTGCAGAAATTTTTTCTTGATGCTGCCGATGATGGAGATGCAGCTGCTGATGGAGATGTAGATGCTGCAGAAGGTGATGGAGACCAGGATGCTGATGCTCTAACTGGAGAGAGGTTACACTCAATTATGTTATGAAAAATTTATAGTTATTATGAAGTAAAGCTGTACCATTTTGGCTTCAGTACATCATACTTGTATTCTCATGGCTTttgtgagtagtactagtacatgttAATGATGGTTGAAGCTTAGTGTGACACCGCCATTCACTATTTTTGACATGTTTATATATTCTGCTATTCTGCGAAATGTGTTAGTTCTTCAGAAAGTTGGGCGCTGCTAAGTGTTGTCTTATTCTTCCATTAGTAGCATTAGAAAGCTAGCAGAGTCCAGGAGGATTGCAGCTCACATTTTAGAACTCGATTGGAAGATTTTGTGTTCTTTAGAACATACCTTTTTGATGTTTCAATTTGATTGCTTTAGTGTCAATTTGCGAAATATTATTGGAATAGCTGTTGTGGCCAGTTTATCTTTATAGATGACTTTTTTAGTGGTACGATTTATTAATTTTCAGGAAGACCAAAACAAAAAGAGTTACGAGAGTGGAATTGAACAAAAGGGCTCGTCGTAAAGAGAGGTTAAGGACAGAAGCAGATGCAAAGAAACTGGAAGTTCTTTCAAAGCAAATAGACAGGTAGGTTTCACATTCCTGTGTCATCAAGCTCCCAAGAATGGTCCTCTTTAGTTCTCTGGTTacattttttttgctcttttttttgcagCTTGCCAAATATATTAGAGGAGATAGCAAAagaggacaaggaaaaggaggaaaaGCGCATAAGGCTAACCGTGGCTAAGCAGGAAAGACTCGAGTCAGCCCCACGTCGTCTCGGTAGACACAAGTACATTTCTAACACGGAATTGATTCTTGTGCCTTGAATAGACTTGATAACAGTGGCTATGCAATTCTTGAGGTTGTTTGGTAAAAATGACTGAGATTTTGGAGATCTTAGTTTATATATCAAACAGTTGGTTATTCACATTCAAGTTAGTAGTAGTCAAATGTTTCCAGAAGACTTGGGTAGtagttcatttttcatttttttaaggAAGGTGATGCTGTTTCATTCAAGAAAGCTCTCTTTCTGGTATTGTGTATCTAAATAATTGCTTGTCTTGCATCTTATGACAGAAAAATAGTTTTTTAAACAGTTGCAAGTCTGGGCTACATATGTTAGTGTTGCTATATTTTCATGAAACTTACAATTGCCAGTGTAATCTGTTCTATTTCGGTAGAGGTTTAAATAATAATTAATCTGCTCATTGATATACCACCTGTTCTACTATGCTGTAAAGTTTGATGACATTACTTTTCTTGGGAGGTATACTGTATGAAGTATTTTTTTTGCACATGG is from Triticum aestivum cultivar Chinese Spring chromosome 1B, IWGSC CS RefSeq v2.1, whole genome shotgun sequence and encodes:
- the LOC123111285 gene encoding ribosome biogenesis protein NOP53 produces the protein MGKAAKSSRKGKKAWRSNISTDDIDEFYEKQTRDAHAGAAAIPSLPSDSLFFVDKPASASSSTSSAANANASDPAPKDVPVKRKIEKNREKVLHHESVLKRNPYIQTIPSSLMSKKDKKKFKKHAKKKELQESREEKVVPMEEDSAEKNLDIWGGDAKGAPLPKKGMKRLKKNKSTTSVIPAVEVEPQGCSFNPPHEAHQDALALAVAVEMRKIYTKELGPTPVPLTVLGQAVAEEDKFFLDAADDGDAAADGDVDAAEGDGDQDADALTGERKTKTKRVTRVELNKRARRKERLRTEADAKKLEVLSKQIDSLPNILEEIAKEDKEKEEKRIRLTVAKQERLESAPRRLGRHKFEPAPVQVLLTEEISGSLRKLKGCCNLARDRYKSIEKRGMLAPNKKLSKRPRR